In a single window of the Bacillus mycoides genome:
- the etfB gene encoding electron transfer flavoprotein subunit beta has product MNIYVLMKRTFDTEEKIVIKNGAIYDGEAEFIINPYDEYAIEEAIQVRDAQGGEVTVITVGGEDSEKELRTALAMGCDKAVLINIEDDVENGDQFTTAKVLAEYLKDKEIDLILGGNVAIDGASGQVGPRVAEALNIPYVTTITKLEIDGTNVKIERDVEGDTEVIESSLPLLVTAQQGLNEPRYPSLPGIMKAKKKPLEEVELDDLDLEEDDVEAKTKTIEIYLPPKKDAGKVLQGELQDQVKELVSLLHTEAKVI; this is encoded by the coding sequence ATGAACATCTACGTACTCATGAAACGAACATTTGACACAGAAGAAAAAATCGTAATTAAAAACGGTGCAATTTACGATGGCGAAGCGGAATTCATCATCAACCCTTACGATGAATATGCGATTGAAGAAGCGATTCAAGTAAGAGATGCACAAGGTGGAGAAGTTACTGTTATAACAGTTGGTGGCGAGGATAGTGAAAAAGAACTTCGCACAGCATTAGCGATGGGCTGCGATAAAGCGGTACTAATTAACATTGAAGATGATGTTGAGAATGGTGACCAATTTACAACAGCAAAAGTGCTCGCTGAATATTTAAAAGATAAAGAAATCGATTTAATTTTAGGCGGGAACGTTGCGATTGACGGTGCATCTGGACAAGTTGGTCCACGAGTAGCTGAAGCGTTAAATATCCCATACGTAACGACGATTACGAAGCTTGAAATTGATGGTACAAATGTGAAGATTGAGCGTGATGTTGAAGGGGATACAGAAGTAATTGAATCATCATTACCTCTTCTAGTAACAGCGCAACAAGGTTTAAATGAACCGCGTTATCCATCACTTCCAGGTATTATGAAAGCGAAGAAGAAGCCACTAGAAGAAGTAGAATTAGATGATTTAGATTTAGAAGAAGATGATGTGGAAGCAAAAACAAAAACAATTGAAATCTATTTGCCTCCTAAGAAAGATGCAGGAAAAGTGTTACAAGGCGAGCTGCAAGATCAAGTAAAAGAACTTGTATCGTTGCTCCATACAGAAGCGAAAGTAATCTAA
- a CDS encoding enoyl-CoA hydratase, protein MLKFLSVKVEDHIAVATLNHAPANAMSSQVMHDVTELIDQVEKDDNIRVVVLHGEGRFFSAGADIKEFTSVTEAKQATELAQLGQVTFERVEKCSKPVIAAIHGAALGGGLEFAMSCHMRFVTESTKLGLPELTLGLIPGFAGTQRLPRYVGKAKACEMMLTSTPITGAEALQWGLVNGVFSEESILEDTLKIAKQIAGKSPATTRAVLELLQTTKSSHYYEGVQRESQIFGEVFTSEDGREGVAAFLEKRKPSFSGR, encoded by the coding sequence ATTCCTATCTGTAAAAGTTGAAGATCATATCGCGGTGGCGACGTTAAATCATGCGCCAGCTAATGCGATGTCTTCACAAGTTATGCATGATGTTACTGAATTAATCGATCAAGTGGAAAAGGATGATAACATTCGTGTTGTTGTTTTACATGGTGAAGGACGCTTCTTCTCAGCAGGGGCAGATATTAAAGAATTTACATCTGTTACTGAAGCGAAGCAAGCAACAGAGTTAGCACAGCTTGGACAAGTTACGTTTGAGCGTGTTGAAAAATGCTCAAAACCAGTTATTGCGGCAATTCATGGAGCGGCACTTGGCGGCGGCCTTGAGTTTGCTATGTCTTGCCACATGCGCTTTGTAACTGAAAGTACAAAGCTTGGTTTACCTGAATTAACACTTGGATTAATTCCTGGTTTTGCAGGTACACAGCGCTTACCACGTTATGTTGGTAAAGCGAAAGCTTGTGAAATGATGTTAACAAGTACACCAATTACTGGTGCAGAAGCATTACAATGGGGACTTGTTAACGGAGTGTTTTCTGAAGAATCCATTTTAGAAGATACGCTTAAAATTGCAAAACAGATTGCTGGAAAAAGCCCAGCAACAACTCGTGCTGTGCTAGAGTTATTACAAACGACAAAATCGTCTCATTATTATGAAGGTGTACAGCGTGAATCACAGATTTTTGGTGAAGTATTTACGAGTGAAGATGGAAGAGAAGGCGTAGCAGCGTTTTTAGAAAAACGTAAGCCTTCATTTAGTGGTAGGTAG
- the etfA gene encoding electron transfer flavoprotein subunit alpha — translation MARKVLVMGEVRDGSLRNVSFEAVAAAKTIAEGGEVVGLLVGDSVASFANELIHYGADRVVTVENDKLKSYTSDGYAQAFLAVYAEEKPEGIVFGHTALGKDLSPKLAAKLEAGLISDVTALEVEGGNVIFTRPIYSGKAFEKKIVTDGILFATVRPNNIATLEKDESRTADVSSITVDVKDLRTIIQDVVRKTAEGVDLSEAKVIIAGGRGVKSEEGFKPLKELADVLGGAVGASRGACDAEYCDYSLQIGQTGKVVTPDLYIACGISGAIQHLAGMSNSKIIVAINKDPEASIFKVADYGIVGDLFEVLPLLTEEFKKLKVHS, via the coding sequence ATGGCTCGTAAAGTATTAGTAATGGGTGAAGTTCGTGATGGATCGCTACGTAACGTTTCGTTTGAAGCGGTAGCAGCAGCAAAAACAATTGCAGAAGGCGGTGAAGTGGTAGGTCTTCTAGTTGGAGACAGCGTTGCCTCTTTTGCAAATGAATTGATTCATTACGGTGCAGATCGCGTTGTGACAGTTGAAAATGATAAATTAAAATCATATACATCTGATGGATATGCACAAGCGTTTTTAGCTGTATATGCTGAAGAAAAGCCAGAAGGCATTGTATTTGGACATACGGCACTTGGTAAAGATTTATCACCAAAATTAGCAGCGAAATTAGAAGCTGGTTTAATTTCTGACGTAACGGCTTTAGAAGTTGAAGGTGGAAATGTTATCTTCACTCGTCCGATTTACTCTGGTAAAGCATTTGAGAAGAAGATCGTAACAGATGGTATATTATTTGCGACAGTGCGTCCAAATAACATTGCAACTCTTGAAAAAGACGAGTCTCGCACAGCTGACGTGTCTTCTATTACAGTTGATGTGAAAGATTTACGTACAATCATTCAAGATGTTGTCCGTAAAACTGCAGAAGGTGTTGATCTTTCTGAAGCGAAAGTTATTATAGCTGGTGGACGTGGTGTGAAGAGTGAAGAAGGATTTAAACCGTTAAAAGAATTAGCTGACGTACTAGGCGGCGCTGTTGGAGCATCTCGTGGTGCTTGTGATGCTGAGTACTGTGATTATTCATTACAAATTGGTCAAACAGGTAAAGTTGTTACACCAGACCTATACATTGCATGCGGGATTTCTGGTGCGATTCAGCATTTAGCTGGTATGTCTAATTCAAAAATAATTGTTGCGATTAATAAAGATCCAGAAGCTAGTATCTTCAAAGTAGCTGACTATGGTATTGTCGGTGATCTGTTTGAAGTATTACCTCTTTTAA